From the genome of Phaenicophaeus curvirostris isolate KB17595 chromosome 6, BPBGC_Pcur_1.0, whole genome shotgun sequence, one region includes:
- the SGO1 gene encoding shugoshin 1, with product MAENLKKPFKESLQDIKERMKEKRSQKLIKFSKTSQFSAVKCKTITNSSKQRTNIQANNRALAQALQESKLKLKDAEDTILQLRKDYHDLKVQMFLLQRNLRFMQTQGLVENRLSALKEIISKVSQNLLNSIDLLGPAKDLCSTDVSQNGLSSVLENSFSVTGLIASVGPLHRTNGGHQVIPSGMEVDSKRNGLSYFVSENGEESDSAISFIKIVPDKGQTSDFPVLTLSCPDGNISSRSKDAFGNVLPKGVSSRPRYSEMRNCHELCTGILDHKEVCDVIEELSQDDDEIRLEESLEKCTMQNINSDISPLNKTKVGSELVLRQIDSECAQSNLDNNSDLGKHECKSRGVSQVRKEKQQKGKLECPKNTSRQRPKKRRNRELDLFGGSSDAYDFNFEERVHVTPFRQKKENDTDIGVDDKDDLSEASTSESSYTEEDSDDSLYKPYQSKSKKKKSSVDKEDMLPLHPRPRSKRCLVQHEQKLHKETESSESSDKSIRQPSEPSRGHLCDVTNTASLLPSTGNATVVPEDEGLRSPKRKRSCTITVNYKEPSIAGKLRRGDPFTDINFLNSPIFKQKKDAKRRSIKKEALPKYNEKFVVSL from the exons ATGGCTGAAAACTTGAAAAAGCCCTTCAAAGAGAGTCTACAGGATATTAAAGAGcgaatgaaagagaaaagaagtcaGAAATTGATAAAGTTCAGTAAAACGAGCCAGTTCTCTGCTGTGAAGTGCAAAACAATAA CCAACAGCTCCAAGCAAAGAACAAACATCCAAGCCAACAACAGAGCTCTAGCTCAGGCTTTGCAAGAATCAAAACTCAAGCTGAAGGATGCTGAGGATACCATCCTCCAGTTAAGGAAAGACTACCACGATCTGAAGGTTCAGATGTTTCTTTTGCAAAGAAATCTTAGGTTCATGCAAACACAAGGACTTGTTGAG AATCGACTATCTGCCTTGAAGGAGATAATTTCAAAAGTTTCTCAGAATTTACTGAACTCGATTGATCTCCTTGGCCCAGCAAAGGACTTGTGTTCCACAGATGTA AGTCAGAATGGGCTTTCTTCAGTTCTTGAAAACAGTTTCAGTGTCACAGGACTAATAGCTTCAGT GGGACCTCTACACCGTACCAATGGAGGTCATCAAGTAATTCCAAGTGGGATGGAGGTTGATAGCAAAAGAAATGGGCTGtcttattttgtttcagagaaTGGGGAGGAATCTGACAGTGCCATTTCATTTATCAAAATAGTTCCAGATAAAG GACAAACATCTGATTTTCCAGTTCTGACCCTGTCTTGTCCagatggaaatatttcttcacgtAGCAAGGATGCATTTGGTAATGTGTTACCAAAAGGTGTGTCCTCCAGGCCTCGCTATTCAGAGATGAGAAATTGCCATGAACTTTGCACTGGTATCTTGGACCATAAAGAAGTGTGTGATGTAATAGAAGAGCTTTCTCAAGACGATGATGAAATTAGACTTGAGGAAAGTCTAGAGAAGTGTACTATGCAAAACATAAATTCAGATATTTCTCCATTGAATAAAACCAAAGTAGGTTCAGAGCTGGTGTTGAGACAGATAGACTCTGAATGTGCACAGTCCAACTTAGACAATAATTCTGATCTTGGAAAACATGAGTGTAAAAGCAGAGGAGTCTCTCAAgtaaggaaagagaaacaacagaaaggaaaactggaatGTCCTAAAAATACTTCCAGACAGAGACCAAAAAAAAGACGGAATAGAGAGTTGGATTTGTTCGGTGGTTCCAGTGATGCTTATGACTTCAATTTTGAAGAGCGTGTCCATGTTACACCTTTTcgacaaaaaaaggagaatgaCACAGATATTGGTGTGGATGACAAAGACGACTTATCTGAAGCTAGTACAAGTGAGTCAAGCTATACTGAAGAAGATTCAGATGATAGTCTCTATAAGCCTTACCAGAGCAaatcaaaaaagaagaaaagttcagTGGACAAAGAAGATATGTTGCCACTCCATCCAAGGCCAAGGTCCAAAAGATGTTTGGTGCAGCATGAGCAGAAACTCCACAAAGAGACTGAGAGCAGTGAATCAAGTGACAAGTCTATTA GGCAGCCTTCTGAGCCATCTCGTGGTCATCTTTGTGATGTTACCAATACTGCTTCACTGCTCCCAAGCACTGGGAATGCAACTGTTGTCCCAGAAGATGAAGGGCTACGATCTCCAAAACGCAAGCGCAGCTGTACTATTACTGTGAACTATAAAGAACCAAGTATTGCAGG gaaacTCAGGAGAGGAGATCCATTCACAGATATAAATTTTCTGAATTCTCCaattttcaagcagaaaaaagaTGCTAAACGTCGTTCTATCAAGAAAGAAGCTCTGCCAAAATACAATGAGAAATTTGTTGTTTCTCTTTGA